In Oncorhynchus gorbuscha isolate QuinsamMale2020 ecotype Even-year linkage group LG02, OgorEven_v1.0, whole genome shotgun sequence, a single genomic region encodes these proteins:
- the LOC124003865 gene encoding TBC1 domain family member 15-like — MAADTPPKVLFEHEGVFIHSNEDGEEPDLLVSGFLRLIDKDGETIVEYKPLEDTVDPSNMLCAGKDSSSVMEWAQCPGEERSTPQQAVVEQQQSYETEWDMINAVSFPKRKPCSNGEGALNHTHEKSKWAFTFSVWDLRSITVKKEGSSRLMFRLKEPPTSLPVLHFHQGGSEDFLDCLRRYALITEAPDDETCLLVSTPNRALSQSFENLLDDNNYGLVTKLKNDPYVTTLGGFSKVTNYIFDAFRGPELEQQQRPPEEIADLDILGLGEVIPGLEINQQEEPGFEVITRIDLGARPEVTRRQPLSAEDWAEHQEKGGRMKNVPHLKKIIFKGGLCHAVRKEAWKFLLGYYPWDSTYEERKGLQRRKTDEYFRMKLQWKSVSEEQERRNSRLRDSRSLIEKDVNRTDRTNRFYEGIDNPGLVLLHDILMTYCMYDFDLGYVQGMSDLLSPILYVMENEVDAFWCFVSFMDHMHQNFEEQMQGMKTQLIQLSTLLRLLDLAFWNYLESQDSGYMYFCFRWLLIRFKRELSYPDVLRMWEVMWTGLPCQNFHLLVCCAILDSEKWKIMEENFGFNEILKHINELSMKLDIEEILHKSEAICMQIRSCKDLPHSIIEILGFNTESELPRLEGQEFGTLDSPQSPRPTQRQEVFSNGHNGHYREPLQNGCKVTFIS, encoded by the exons ATGGCGGCGGATACTCCTCCCAAG GTTTTATTTGAACATGAAGGTGTTTTCATACACTCGAACGAAGACGGCGAAGAGCCAGATCTCCTTGTTTCTGGGTTCCTACGACTCATTGATAAG GATGGTGAAACTATCGTGGAATACAAACCTTTGGAGGACACTGTTGATCCGTCCAACATGTTGTGTGCTGGCAAG GATTCCAGCTCTGTGATGGAGTGGGCCCAGTGTCCCGGGGAGGAGAGGTCGACTCCTCAGCAGGCGGTGGTAGAGCAGCAGCAGAGCTACGAGACTGAGTGGGACATGATCAACGCAGTCTCCTTTCCTAAGAGGAAACCCTGCTCCAACGGAGAGG GTGCATTGAACCACACGCATGAGAAAAGCAAGTGGGCCTTCACCTTCAGTGTGTGGGACCTGAGGTCTATCACAGTGAAGAAGGAGGGTTCGTCCCGCCTGATGTTCAGACTGAAGGAGCCCCCCACCTCCCTGCCAGTTCTCCACTTCCACCAAGGGGGTAGTGAAGACTTCCTGGACTGCTTGAGGAGATATGCGTTGATCACTGA GGCCCCGGATGATGAAACCTGCCTGCTGGTCAGCACTCCCAACAGAGCTCTGTCTCAGTCCTTCGAGAACCTTCTGGATGACAACAACTACGGCCTTGTTACT AAGCTCAAGAATGATCCTTACGTGACGACCCTGGGGGGCTTCTCCAAGGTCACCAACTACATCTTCGATGCGTTCCGTGGCCCAgagctggagcagcagcagcgtCCCCCGGAGGAGATTGCTGACCTGGACATCCTGGGACTGGGAGAGGTCATCCCTGGCCTGGAGATCAACCAGCAGGAGGAGCCGGGCTTTGAGGTCATCACCAGG ATCGACTTGGGAGCAAGGCCAGAGGTGACGAGGAGGCAGCCACTGTCTGCAGAGGACTGGGCTGAGCACCAGGAGAAGGGGGGAAGGATGAAAAATGTCCCTCACCTCAAGAAAATAATATTCAAAGGG GGCTTGTGCCATGCGGTGAGGAAAGAGGCCTGGAAGTTTCTGCTGGGGTATTACCCCTGGGACAGCACCTACGAGGAGAGGAAAGGTCTACAGAGGAGGAAAAC GGATGAGTACTTCAGGATGAAGCTCCAGTGGAAGTCAGTGagtgaggagcaggagaggaggaactcCAGGTTGAGAGACTCCAGGAGCCTGATAG AGAAGGATGTGAACAGAACAGACCGAACAAACAGGTTCTATGAGGGCATAGACAACCCAGGCCTGGTGTTACTCCACGACATCCTGATGACGTATTGCATGTATGATTTTGATCTGG GGTATGTCCAGGGAATGAGTGACCTCCTCTCCCCGATCCTCTATGTGATGGAGAATGAGGTGGATGCCTTCtggtgttttgtctccttcatgGATCATATG CACCAGAACTTTGAGGAGCAGATGCAGGGCATGAAGACACAACTGATCCAGCTCAGTACTCTGTTGAGGCTGCTGGACCTGGCCTTCTGGAACTACCTTG AGTCGCAGGATTCAGGTTACATGTATTTCTGTTTCCGGTGGTTACTGATCCGCTTCAAGAGGGAGCTCAGTTATCCAGATGTTCTTCGTATGTGGGAG GTCATGTGGACTGGCTTGCCCTGCCAAAACTTCCATTTGCTGGTGTGCTGTGCCATCCTGGACTCAGAGAAATGGAAAATCATGGAGGAAAACTTTGGCTTCAATGAGATACTCAAG CACATCAATGAACTCTCAATGAAACTGGACATTGAAGAAATCCTTCACAAATCAGAGGCTATTTGTATGCAGATCAGAAGTTGTAAG GATTTGCCTCATTCAATAATTGAGATCCTGGGATTTAACACAGAAAGCGAACTTCCCAGATTAGAAGGGCAGGAGTTTGGGACTCTTGATTCTCCTCAGTCCCCCagacccacacagagacaggaggtcTTCTCTAATGGTCACAATGGACATTACAGAGAACCCCTTCAAAACGGCTGCAAGGTCACTTTCATATCATAG